The genomic segment AAATCATAAACAAATTCGCGGTGCCATTGCGTTCATACTCGTAGTCAACTCGTTCGGGTTGACCGGGCTGAGCTGGAATGGGCCTGACAGTTTCTGGGACTAACTGTTTGGTCGCCTCATCAATGCAAACTACCGGAAAGGCTGAATGATAGGAACTTTGATACACCTCCAACACCGCCTCCATCCGCCAAACAAATTCAGCACTTTGTTCCGGTGGAATCACCCAACATTCTTGCTTCCAAGGTTGCAGTTCGTTTTTTTAAAACTTGTCGCACACACTCATGGCTGAGTCGTTCTACATAACCGAGTTCAACCATTTGGTCCGCTAACAATCGGACTGTCCACCGTCCTCTGCCAGAAGGAGCCTCGCTGCAACGCAAGGCAACCAAATGAGCCTCTAAGTCGCCTGTTAATTTGGGTTTTCGCCCGCCTCCTGGACGAACCTTTATGGCCGCTTCCATGCCCTCTTCGACAAAGCGTTGACGGACTCGCTCAATTGTTCTGATGCTCACATCCAGAGCTTCTTTGATGTCTGAGTCCCGCCAGCTTCCATTTGGCTGATGGCAGTCTGCTTTCAGCAGAATCCGAGCATGAGTGATCTGATAAGCCGCATGTTTGCCAGTGGTTGTAAACTGCTCCAGATGCTGCCGTTCTATGTCAGTGAGACGCACAACGTATTTCTTGGGCATTGTCTTGGTGATTCCAATCAACTAGCTCTATCTTGCCCCAGAAACCCGTCAAAATTTTATTGACT from the Trichocoleus desertorum ATA4-8-CV12 genome contains:
- a CDS encoding IS630 family transposase (programmed frameshift) gives rise to the protein MPKKYVVRLTDIERQHLEQFTTTGKHAAYQITHARILLKADCHQPNGSWRDSDIKEALDVSIRTIERVRQRFVEEGMEAAIKVRPGGGRKPKLTGDLEAHLVALRCSEAPSGRGRWTVRLLADQMVELGYVERLSHECVRQVLKKNELQPWKQECWVIPPEQSAEFVWRMEAVLEVYQSSYHSAFPVVCIDEATKQLVPETVRPIPAQPGQPERVDYEYERNGTANLFMICEPIIGWRRVEVTERRTAIDYARLLKTLVDEDYPEAIKITVVQDNLNTHCPASLYKGFEPAEAQRILSHLEFCPMPKHGSWLNMAEIELSVLSRQCLDRRIGDLSLLKTEVEAWQEQRNQEKTWIDWRFTTADARVKLHRLYPSINN